Genomic segment of Terriglobia bacterium:
CTTCACGGTGAAGGCGTCCAAGAAGGCGGTGCGAATCAGCCTGCACGAGATTCCAGTTGTCAACGAACAGCAGGGAAGCTTTGAGGAATACGTCCGGCAAAAAATCGTCCAAAGAGACATTGATCGCCACTGTTCCCGGTCTGAGCCAATCATAAGGAATGTAGCCGGAAGTTACGGTTGTGGCTGCGATCACAACGTGGGTCGCTCGCACCGCGGACATGGCGCTTGCGGCCACCTCAATCTGAAGCGGATGTCCTGGTTTGTGACGCAAATAGTTTGCGGCTTCTTCCGCCGATGCTGGATTAAGATCGAACAGGACTACGCGCTCCAGCGCGGGAAAAGTCCTGCGCGCGAGCTCAAGGTGAGCCCTGCCGATGACGCCGGTTCCGATCAGGCAGAGTGAATGAACGCTGCCGTGTGCCAGCAATTTCAAAGCAAGCATGGAAACGGCGGCCGTGCGCAGCGCGGAAATGTACGCGCCTTCCATGATGCACTGAATTCTTGTAGTCTCCGGGTCAAAAAGCAAGGTCACACCGCTGCCGCGGACCAGCCCTCGTGATGGGTTTGCCGGATTGCTGTTGATGATTTTTGTGCCGGCTGTGCGGTTGCTGCCGCCAAGATAGCCGGGCATATTCAGGCTACGGACTGCCTCCCCTCGGTTGTTTCGCCAAGCCAGGTATGCTTCGCCGGGAAGAATGGCTTCGCCCCTGACATACAGACGAAACACCTCTTCGACGATCGCAAGCGGGTCCAGTTCTTCGCAGATCGCCTGAACGTCAGCGCGGGCCAAATAGAGGATACGGTCGTGCCCTGCCCCGGCGTATTCCATAATTCTCCTCTCTTTCGTTCTACCTGCGCCCGGTAATTTCCTGCGGTAAGAAAACCGTTGCGGCGCATTCGTCAAACGCCGCTACATCCTCGATCAAAGGCATCTCATAATCAGGATCGAAATGATTCGTTTTCAGCCACGCGTCGGAGTAAATGGTTGAGTCATAGTTTTTGCCCCCATCGGCGCACAGACAGACCACGTGTTGCAGTTCCAGATCTTCGGCAAGCGCCTGTGCGCATGCGGCTATGACCGCGCCGCTGGATCCACCGAGCGAAAGACCGAGTCTGCGGACCAGAAGGCGGCATACGGCAAAAGCATCGCGGTCTGCCACCATCCGCGGATGGTGATTATGGCCTGGCTGAAAAAAGCTGGATTGTCGTGAAGATCCGATACCGGTCAGCATGCGTAGCCCCGGCGGTCCGCCGAAAACCACCGATCCTATGGCATCGACTGGTATGGTACGTGTGGCAGGGCGAACTTCTCTGAAAAAGCGATCAATACCGGCGAAAGTGCCTCCGGTGGAGACGGCCACGAAGACGGCATCAACTTTTCCGCGGGTCTGAGAAAAAATTTCAGGCGCAGTATGCCTGTAATGCGCTTCTGGATTGGCTGGATTGGAATATTGGTCTGCCCAAACGTAATCCGGGCATTGGGCGCAGAGTTCCCGCACCCTTTTCAGGCGGGAAAACAAATAGCCGCCATTCTCGTCTTTTTCCTGGACCATTTCCAGACGGGCGCCATACTCCTGCATGCGGTTACGCAGGGCCGGCGTAGTCTTTGGATCGATGACGGCGAGGAATTGGAAACCCCGCATTCCGCACACGTAAGCAAGGGAGGCTCCCAGGTTTCCAGAGGTCGATTCAATGATGATGGAAGATGCTGTTAACAGGCTGCGGCACTCAAGATCGGCGATCAAGGCCTGGGCTGTCCGATCCTTGGAGGAGCCCGCCGGATTATGACTTTCCAACTTGAGGCTTATCTTATGCCATCTGCTTTTGATCAGGAGCGCGATGCTTTGCAGGGGAGTGTTGCCGATTCGGCCGGACGATTTCAGGTCTTGCGTGAACTTCTTGTCATGCATGTAAACCTCTTGGTTCCCCACTACTTCCTGGACCTGCAAACGCGCCGCTAGCCTCCGCTTGAAGGTGATTCGCCGTTCTGTGGAAAGATTCCGGGTTGCTCATAATCTGGGTTACTCATAACAGATTTCGATCTTTCCAGTGTACAAACCATAGTTATATCGCGATTATAAACAATGTATATTGTTATTTATCTGATTGCTGTCTTCATTCCTATTTCAGGAAGTGCTGATAAAGAGTAGTTATTATTTCCAATGTTGATATTTTATTGTATCTATTTTCTATAGATGATTTTGACTTAATCCATGTCAGATGGAAGTGGAGATTTTTTTCTCCAGAAGTGCGGCGCCCGGAATAGCACGCAGGCAACCACGATGGTGCTGATTCCCGAACTGAAAAAAAGCACAGTAGTTCCCAGTTTGCTTAATGCGCCCGCTCCGAGGTAAGCCAATGGAGCGAGTCCCTGGGCGCAAAACATGACCAGGCTCATGACGCGCCCCATCTTGCTCGCTTCAGTCTGTCGTTGCAGGTATGACAGGTTCACGATGTTGGCGTATCCCACGGCAATGCCCATCAGGAACAGTACGATGGCGGTTGTCCAGATATGCCATAGCAGACTGATAGCGATCATGGCAATTCCGGAAGCCACATAGACGCCCATCAATATCGGCCCGATGCGGAGCTTGCGCTGTACCTGCCCGGCTAGAGTGATCCCCAGCAGCGTCCCCGCGCCGAAACTGGAGTAAAGAAGACCCAGGGCGCTTGGTCTGGTGAAGCGCTGCCGTGCCAGCAATGGCACGCCCACGAAAAAAGGCCCCGACAAGGAGAGACTGGTCACGGCAAAGACCAGCAGAAGAGAGCGGATAATCGGATGCGCCAGCGTATAGGAAATGCCTTCGCGAATCGACGCGATCAAAGGCTGTTCCCGGGACGCGACAGGAGCGTCGTTCGGCGTAAGCGCAGCCAGCATGGCAACGGCGACAAAGAAACTTATGGCGTCTACAACGAAGGCCGGCCCCAATCCGGTTTTGCCGATGATGATTCCCGCGGTCACTGGGCCGATCAGCCCAAGAAAACGATAGGAGCCCTGCATCAGGGAGTTTCCTGCGGTCAACAGAGTCGGCTCGAGCAGGCTTGGCACCATTGCGGCATCAGCGGGATAACAGAAGCCGTCCACCGTTCCAAAAATCGCGGCAAAAACATACAAATGCCACATGCGCGCCGAATGCGCGAACACGAGCGCGGCCAGGACGGAAACAATCATGGCGCGCACCAGGTTCGAAATCAGCATGATCATGCGCGGGGAGAAGCGGTCCGTGATGGCGCCCCCCAACAGCATCAGCGAAGCGGACGGAATCGCCACTGTCATCAGCACCGAGCCCAGGGCCAGCCCGGATCCGGCCAATTGCAGTACCAGCCAGGGCATCGCCACGAAATAGAATTGGTCACCCAGAACGGAGATGACTTCCCCAATCCATAGCTTGCGAAAGTTCCCTACGGCGAGCGGCGCGCGCAAGCCTAAGGCGATGGCTGGTTCTGTGCTGGACACTCGATGATTCTACAATGATCCAAATGCCCGCTTGCCAGAATAGTGGCTAGGGCTATTTCCTTAATACACTATTCTAGTGTTTCAAGTAGATCTTAAGTTTTATACAGCTACTACCAAATAGGCTTTGAGTATATTCGGGGAGCAGAGTATTTCAACCTGAATAGATAATCTGTGGCTGCTGAATTTTAGAATAGTTCCATTTTGGAACTCATACAATTCGATAAAACTATCGACAAACCAATATAGATTGGGAGTAAACTGAAATGGATAGATATTTGGAAAGGGATGTTTCAAGTGCCGAGGTTGGGCAGAAATACCGCAGAGTACTGGAAGCTTCCTCATCTGCCAAAGTACTCCAAGGCCGGCGTGGTGCGGGCCGTAGAACCGGGTGAAACGTTGCGGCGGGCCAGGACCGTCATGCATCAAGTTGGCATTACCCAGGTTGCTCAAAATCCCAACATGGAAGGAACGGGCATTCCCAGCCTTACCGGCATTCGTCCTCGCGGCGAAGAGCCAGGCATGTCTGAATACAACGGCAAAGGAATGACCGATGAAGAAGCCGAAGTAAGCGTACTGATGGAGGCGCTTGAACATCATGCCGGAAGCTTTTGCGATTATGAAACCATCGTAGGGGCATACCGTGAATTAAGCCGCAACTACTCTTGTGTCCCTCCCACTGACGTCATCGTCCCGCCCTTGAGCGATTTTTCGGAAGACCTGGAGATTGAATGGGTCTGCGGTTATGACCTGCTAAACCAGCGAGAGACGCTGGTTCCCCTGAATGCCGTGATTTGCCCGTACAGTCCGCGCCGCGGCCCTCATCTTTTTTATGCCAGCACGAACGGGCTTGCCGCCGGGAACACGCTGGCGGAGGCGCTCTGCCATGGAATTTGTGAGGTCCTGGAACGCGATGCGCAGGCCATCGCTGCTGCCCGCGCGCATCTTCGTCCGTTGGTGCGCAGCCTGGCCGGCCTGGAAACAAAGAAGGAAGGAGATCCCATTCCAACCCAGCGGATACGGACGGAAGGACTGCCCAAAGATGCGGCGGCCCTGATGGAAAACCTGAACGCTGCGGGATTCCAGATCTATCTTCGGCATTTGCGATCTCCAGCGGGAATCGCAGCCATTGATTGCATCCTTGTGGAGCCTGGGAAAGACGGCGGTGTGAACGCCTATAGCGGTTCGAGCGCTTATCCGGACGCAAGGGTGGCGCTGATACACGCCATGAGCGAAGCCATACAGAGCCAGACTACCTGCGTCCAGGGCAGCGGGGAAGGGCTGCCGCAGGTACGGCGCAAAGCTTCCCGCGAGATTGACGACTTGCTGAATGTCGGCGAGTGGGTCTCGTTCCATGAATTACCGAGTTTCGAGCACGACTCCATCGATGAAGACGTGCAGTTGCTGCTGGACAATCTGCCTCGGTGCGGATTGCCCCAATTGGTTGTGTTTGACATGACCCGTCCAGAAATCGGTATACCGGTGGTCCGCGTGGTGATACCGAAGTCTGAAACCTGGCACGTCTTTCACCTGCTTGCGGGACGTGGGATCTTCGGGCCGCGGATCGCGCGAGAGCTTTAAATGCAACGCCGCTTCGCGTCGACCGTCTGCCTGGAGGCCGCAAGGGCATTGCGTAATTTGGCAGGAACGGAAGCGCAACCACGCCGCTTCACCAATGCCTGAGTATCTTTTGAAAGCGCCTTTCAGCAATCTCGAAAAGGCATCGACAGGAGAAACAATGTCATCCGTTACCGGCACAAGGCCAAGCCAGGCTTTTCTGGAAATTCTGGGGCGTGCCCTGATTGACGTTGAATTTCGGGACAAGCTTTTCCTCGAGCCGGGGGCAATGGGTAGGCAACACTGTCTTTCCGCGGAGGAAACCGTGATGCTCGAAGCCCTCGACCGTTCCACTCTGGAAAGCGCTGCGGAGCGGCTCACCGAACGCTCCGAATTTGCCATTGGGCCGGGAAGGTGGCAGGGCTCGCGCAGGAAGGACTGATTTGTTTGCCCGCCATCCGCCCCATTCCTGATGGAACCCTTCCGGAGACGCTGCTGACGCTCGCCGAGCGCCACAAGCTTCTGGTGGAGTGGAATGCTACCGCCGCGGATTATCCCCGCGACAAGTGCCTGCACCAGTTGTTTGAAGAACAAGTGGCCCTTGCTTCCGGCGCTGTTGCCGTCACTTTTCGCGATGGCCGGCTCACTTACGGCGAACTGAATGGCCGGGCCAATCAACTGTCCAGCCACCTGCGGCGGCAGGGCGTGGGACGCTCTGACCGGGTAGGAGTGTACGTCGAGCGCTCGCTGGAGATGATGGTCACGTTGCTCGGCGTGCAGAAATCCGGCGCAACTTACGTTCCGCTGGATCCGGAGTATCCCGGCGAACGAATTCGGCTGGCTCTGGAACAAGCTGCCGTCAAAATGATTATTTCCAATTCCGCGCTGGCGGCTGCTTTTCCGTCCCCGGGGCCGAAAATGGTGCTGCTGGATTCTGATTGGCCGCGCCTGGCCCAGGAGCCTGCCGAAAATCACGCTCCCAACTCCGGCCCCGACGATCTTATTTATGTCATTTTTACCTCCGGTTCCACGGGACGGCCCAAAGGCGTGCAGGTGGCACACAAGGCTGTCGTCAATCTTCTCACCTTCATGGGACAACAACTCGCCATGGGGCCTGACGATGTCTTTCCCGCCTTGGCCAGCTTTGCCTTTGACATGTGCATTCCCGAACTGTACCTGGCGCTCCTTACAGGTGGCACAGTCGCAATCTGTGAGCGGGAGACTGCTTCGGATGCAGAGGCGCTGGCGCGCTGGCTGGAGCAGACGCGCTCCACCGTTTTGCATGCCACGCCCACCACGTGGCGCATGCTGCTGGACGCAGGCTATACCGCGAAGGGACTGAAGCGGGCCGTGGGTGCCGAGCCTCTTCCGCAGGAACTTTGCAATAGCCTACTGGAGGCAGGCCCTTCTCTGTATCATTTTTATGGCCCCACGGAAACCACGGTGTGGTCCACCATGCACTTGTTTCGTGCGCCGGGTGAGCAGGT
This window contains:
- a CDS encoding ornithine cyclodeaminase family protein, which produces MEYAGAGHDRILYLARADVQAICEELDPLAIVEEVFRLYVRGEAILPGEAYLAWRNNRGEAVRSLNMPGYLGGSNRTAGTKIINSNPANPSRGLVRGSGVTLLFDPETTRIQCIMEGAYISALRTAAVSMLALKLLAHGSVHSLCLIGTGVIGRAHLELARRTFPALERVVLFDLNPASAEEAANYLRHKPGHPLQIEVAASAMSAVRATHVVIAATTVTSGYIPYDWLRPGTVAINVSLDDFLPDVFLKASLLFVDNWNLVQADSHRLLGRLHREGKIAAPEQMPPQHGRKVDGEIADLLLGRHPGRRSTEDMILVNPFGLSLEDLGFAARIFEAARQKGRGQYLDV
- a CDS encoding cysteine synthase family protein; its protein translation is MHDKKFTQDLKSSGRIGNTPLQSIALLIKSRWHKISLKLESHNPAGSSKDRTAQALIADLECRSLLTASSIIIESTSGNLGASLAYVCGMRGFQFLAVIDPKTTPALRNRMQEYGARLEMVQEKDENGGYLFSRLKRVRELCAQCPDYVWADQYSNPANPEAHYRHTAPEIFSQTRGKVDAVFVAVSTGGTFAGIDRFFREVRPATRTIPVDAIGSVVFGGPPGLRMLTGIGSSRQSSFFQPGHNHHPRMVADRDAFAVCRLLVRRLGLSLGGSSGAVIAACAQALAEDLELQHVVCLCADGGKNYDSTIYSDAWLKTNHFDPDYEMPLIEDVAAFDECAATVFLPQEITGRR
- a CDS encoding MFS transporter codes for the protein MSSTEPAIALGLRAPLAVGNFRKLWIGEVISVLGDQFYFVAMPWLVLQLAGSGLALGSVLMTVAIPSASLMLLGGAITDRFSPRMIMLISNLVRAMIVSVLAALVFAHSARMWHLYVFAAIFGTVDGFCYPADAAMVPSLLEPTLLTAGNSLMQGSYRFLGLIGPVTAGIIIGKTGLGPAFVVDAISFFVAVAMLAALTPNDAPVASREQPLIASIREGISYTLAHPIIRSLLLVFAVTSLSLSGPFFVGVPLLARQRFTRPSALGLLYSSFGAGTLLGITLAGQVQRKLRIGPILMGVYVASGIAMIAISLLWHIWTTAIVLFLMGIAVGYANIVNLSYLQRQTEASKMGRVMSLVMFCAQGLAPLAYLGAGALSKLGTTVLFFSSGISTIVVACVLFRAPHFWRKKSPLPSDMD
- a CDS encoding YcaO-like family protein — its product is MPRLGRNTAEYWKLPHLPKYSKAGVVRAVEPGETLRRARTVMHQVGITQVAQNPNMEGTGIPSLTGIRPRGEEPGMSEYNGKGMTDEEAEVSVLMEALEHHAGSFCDYETIVGAYRELSRNYSCVPPTDVIVPPLSDFSEDLEIEWVCGYDLLNQRETLVPLNAVICPYSPRRGPHLFYASTNGLAAGNTLAEALCHGICEVLERDAQAIAAARAHLRPLVRSLAGLETKKEGDPIPTQRIRTEGLPKDAAALMENLNAAGFQIYLRHLRSPAGIAAIDCILVEPGKDGGVNAYSGSSAYPDARVALIHAMSEAIQSQTTCVQGSGEGLPQVRRKASREIDDLLNVGEWVSFHELPSFEHDSIDEDVQLLLDNLPRCGLPQLVVFDMTRPEIGIPVVRVVIPKSETWHVFHLLAGRGIFGPRIAREL
- a CDS encoding Os1348 family NHLP clan protein encodes the protein MSSVTGTRPSQAFLEILGRALIDVEFRDKLFLEPGAMGRQHCLSAEETVMLEALDRSTLESAAERLTERSEFAIGPGRWQGSRRKD